The genomic segment AGGTTCCACAGTGGTAACGCCGATCATTGAAAGTGGTCAAATCGATTTGCTGGCTTTTATCGGTTCGGCCAAAGTGGCCAATCTGTTGAATCAAAGGCATCCTCGACCCAATCGCTTGCGTTCTGTCCTGGGTCTTGGCGCGAAAAATGTCGGTATCGTTCTTAAGGATGCAGATTTAGAAATGTCTGTCAAAGAATGCCTTCAAGGGGCCTTGACCTTTAACGGGCAGCGATGTACAGCTCTTAAACTTCTATTTGTTCACCGTTCAATTGCAGACGAATTTATAGAAAAATTTTGTGAATCATTGGATGCATTAAAAGGGGGAATGCCCTTTGAGGATGGAGTTGCGTTGACCCCTCTGCCTGAAAAGGCTGCGGTGGAAAAAATGTCTCAATACGTTGATGATGCTATTCAGAAAGGAGCTAAAATTAGAAACAAATATGGAGGAGACATGGATCGAACCTATTTTCATCCGGCCGTTCTTTATCCTGTTCAAGAGACAATGCGAGTCTGGACGGAGGAGCAATTCGGTCCCGTCGTTCCTATTTCTCCTTTTGATGATCCCAATGAAGTGATTGAATATCTTGCCCGCTCGCCTTTTGGCCAGCAGGCGAGTCTCTTTGGAAAGGATTCGTTGACTTTAGGGAAATTGATTGACGCATTGGTCAATCAGGTTTGTCGGGTGAATTTAAATACACAATGCCGCAGGGGACCTGACACATTTCCTTTTGGTGGAAGAAAAGATTCTGCTGAAGGTACCTTGTCAGTAACCGACGCCTTGAGGAGTTTTTCGATACGGACCGTTGTTGCTGCCAAGAATTCAGAAGAGAATTTTAAAATTACAAGGTCCATTGTCAATGGCCGTACTTCTCAGTTTCTTTCTACAGATTATTTGTTTTGATGGGGATTGATTCTGCTATAAATATTATAATTAGCTTAGAAAGGGAGTGAAAAGGCAGTGTGAGACCATCGTTTTACAGATTTAGTTGTGCTCACTTTTATTTTGACATGACCTATAACCCTTTGTACATATGGACGATCAAATGAATATTCCTCAGCATATTGCCATCATTATGGATGGTAACGGGCGTTGGGCAAAATCAAAAGATAGTCCCCGCATTGAGGGACATCGAGCGGGGATTCATGTCGTTCGAGATATCGTTAAAGCTTGTGGAGAATGGGGAGTCAAGTATTTGACCCTTTATTCTTTTTCGATTGAAAATTGGAGGCGACCGGGGAGTGAGGTTAAGGCTCTGATGCTTCTTCTTAAAACTTTTTTAAGGAGAGAACTTCCGGAATTAATGAAAAATCAAGTTCGTCTGATGGCCATTGGGCGTTTAGGTCAATTGCCTGAGGGAGTCCAAAAAGAACTTAAACGAACAATTGAAAAAACTAAAAATAATACGGGTCTTTCTCTTGTTCTGGCCTTGAGCTATGGAGGGCGAACGGAAATTATTGATGCGACTCGCCGTTTGATGGAAGAGGCTCTTCGTAATCAAATTTCTCCTGAGAAATTGGATGAGCATCTTTTTTCAAAATATTTATACACAGCGGATATTCCGGATCCTGATTTACTGATTCGAACAAGTGGGGAAATGCGTGTTTCTAATTTTCTCTTGTGGCAAATTTCTTATTCAGAAATATGGGTTACAGATACATTATGGCCTAATTTTACGAGGGAAGAATTGAAGAAGGCCATGAGCGATTTTTCAGGACGTCAGCGAAGGTTTGGAGGAATTTAAATGTTTCAAAAGCGATTTTTTACATCGATTCTTTTGATTTTGAGCATGATTTGGGTGATCTTTTTTGCTCCGTGGCTTTTCATTTGGGGAGTAGGAATGATTCTTGTCATTCTGGGGCAGAAAGAGTTTTATCAAATGATTGACGAGAGGGGCCTTCACCCGCTTCATTTCTTTGGGATTTTTGCGGGGGTGTTTTTTTTTACGGCTCAATTGATGGCGATTCAGTATCCGTTTCTAGAAAAAAGTTTTGATCTGACGAATCTTATATTTTTTTTAGTGCTTTTTGCAACCATGATTATTGCTCTCACTCGTTTTGGAAAGGTGGCTTTTGTTCCTTCGGTTGCAACCACATTAATGGGAATTTTATATATACCCTGGCTTTTAAGTTTTTTAATTAAAATTCGTTATTTTGAGGGGGTCAGAGGGGATGTTTTTCTCACTTTTACATTGCTCGTGACAAAATCGACAGATATTTTTGCTTATCTCATAGGTTCTTTATTTGGAAAAAGGAAACTGGTTCCCATTTTAAGCCCTAAAAAAACGGTTGAGGGGGCTTTGGGAGGAATGTTTGGATCTTTATTGGCTGGTCAGCTCTTTTTTACGTTTTCAGGTGCTTCCTTACAACCTTTAAAGAGATGGGATGTATTTTCCCTAGCCATTTTATTTGGTTCTTTTTCTCAAATTGGGGATATGATAGAGTCCGCTTTAAAACGCGATGCGGGGAGAAAGGATTCAGGAAGGATTTTACCAGGGATGGGAGGGATTTTAGATCTAATCGATAGTTTGCTTGTGACGGGACCCATCATGTATTTTTGGTTAGTGCTGCGATTTTAGATGAGAAAACAGAATTTAAAAATCAAATATCAAAAATCAAAATGACAGATTAAAATTCAAAATATATCTTATGTCTAGTCTTTTGAGAAATTTTGATTTTTGATTTGTGATTTTGATGTTTGGATTTTGGTTTTTGATTTTACTCTTGATTGGAATTTTATGACAAAACAAGAACATTCAAATAGCATTAAGGGTGTATCAATTCTAGGTTCTACAGGTTCGATTGGGAAAAATACGCTTGAGGTGATTCGGCATTTTCCAAATCACTTTAAAGTGGTGGGTCTTTCTGCCCGGTCGAATATCGATTTATTAGCAGAACAAATTCGTGTGTTTAAGCCTCAAGTCGTCGCTCTGGATGATCCTCAGAAAGCCAAACACTTAAAAGAACATCTGGCGGGTATTTCGATGGATCATGGCCGATCTAAGCCAGAAGTTTTAGATGGATTGGATGGAATGAAGAAAGTAGCCTCACATCCTGAAACTCATGTGGTCATTTCCTCAATGGTCGGGGCGGCAGGGTTAATTCCTACTTTAGAGGCTGTTCATGCGAAGAAGAGAATTCTCTTAGCAAATAAAGAAATTTTGGTGATGGCTGGAGAGCCTTTTATGAAAGAGGCTCGAAAACAGGGATGTGATGTCATTCCAGTCGATAGTGAGCACAGCGCTATTTTTCAGTGTTTGGAAGGGAAGCCTCCTCAAGAAATTGCCAAAATTATTTTGACCGCTTCTGGCGGGCCCTTTCTCTATAAGAATAAAAAAGATTTAGAGAAGGTCACGGTTGAAGAAGCCCTCCAGCATCCCAACTGGAAAATGGGGCCTAAAATTACCATTGATTCGGCAACGATGATGAATAAAGGTTTAGAACTTATTGAGGCCTTTTGGCTTTTTGGTGTGACGGAACATCAATTAAAAATTTTGGTCCATCCTCAGAGCATTGTTCATTCGATGGTCGAGTTTGTCGATGGTTCCGTATTGGCTCAGTTGGGGGTTCCTGATATGAAACTTCCCATTCAATATGCGCTCAGTTATCCGGCGAGGTTGAATGGACCTTCTCCGCGTCTTGATTTGGCTAAAGTAGGAACACTGACTTTTATGGAGGTAGAACCTGAAAAATTTCCGGCGATTCAATTGGCCCGAACGGCTTTGTCAAAGGGCGGAACACTTCCGGCCGTTTTAAATGGGGCCAATGAAATAGCCGTGTCGCGGTTTTTAGAAGGGGGAATTCCTTTTTTACAAATTACACAATTGGTCGAGGATGTTTTGGAAGCTCATCATAATCATTTGCATCCTAACCTCATGAACATTCTAGAGGCAGATCGGTGGGCACGAGAGGAGGCCTTAAAATGGAAGCGATAATCGCAAAATTTTTCTTTTACATCGTGGTCCCTGCTTTTGGATTGGGGATTGTTGTTTTCGTTCACGAGCTGGGCCATTTCCTTGTTGGAAAATGGTCTGGCATTCAGGTCTTAAAATTTTCAATTGGATTTGGCCCTAAAATTTTTTCCTGGAAGAGGGGTTCGACTGAATATTGCCTCTCTTGGCTTTTTTTTGGAGGTTATGTGAAATTTTTAGGGGACGAACTTCAGGAAGAAAATGCTCGAAAACTTGAGGGGGGATATTATTCCGTTTCTCCTTTTAAGAGAATGCTCACCTGTGTAGCAGGGCCAGGCATGAATCTTGTTTTTGCCTTTTTGGTTTATTGCGCTATTTTTGTCATGGGACGTCCCATTCCGGTCGATGAAAAATCAACCGTCATTGGAAATGTTCTTGAGAACTCCCCAGCGGCGAAAGCTGGAATAAAATTAGGCGATCAAATTAAAGAAGTAGATCATCAACCCATCTCCAGTTGGAAAAAATTAACAGGAATGATTGCCCTTTCCTCTCATGAACAAATTCATTTAACTATTTCGAGAAAGAATAACACTTTAGATGTGGTCGTGAAGCCAAAAATGGACGCGAAAAAAGGGGTTCGTCTCATCGGAATTTCAAAAATGGAAAGCATTAAAATCGACCAACTAGAAAAAGGAGGACCCGCTGAAAGGGCAGGACTTCAAAGCGGCGATTTAATTCTAGGCGTTTCTGGGGAATCTGTTTACCAATGGGAGTCATTTATTGAAAAAGTTCAAGCGAGCCATGGAAAGGAAATTTCAATCGAAGTGGACCGTGGAGGCGAGAAAAAGACATTGACGATTCAGCCTCGTTGGGATAACGATTCAAAGCGATTCCTGATCGGTTTCTCGCGAGGGATGGATTTTGTTTATGAATATATTAATCCTTTTCTTGCCATGAAAGAGGATATCCTCAATATTTTTCAAACTTTGCATGCCCTTTTTGCAAGAACAGTTTCGCCCAAAGGATTGGCAGGACCCGTGGGCATTTTTATGATGATCGGGGCTTTTGCCCAAGTCGGATTTGTTTATTTTTTAGGGTTTATGGCCTTGATCAGTGTTAATTTAGGGGTCTTTAATGTTCTTCCCATTCCGGTGCTTGATGGGGGACATATTCTTTTTAATATGATTGAGCTCATTTTTGGAAAGCCTTTACCCCAAAAAGTATTGATCTGGATTCAAAATGCCTTTGTGGCTGTTTTGATCAGTTTTATTTTGTATGTGACGTATCAGGATTTGATGAGATGGAGGTAACGAAAGTTGAAAGTGTAATGTGTAATGTGTAATGTGTAAGGTGTAAGGTGTAATGTGTAAGGTGTGATGTGTAAGGGAAAAATCAGACTTATGAATTTTTAAACTTTTATCTTTAAACTTTACACATTACACATTACACATTACACTTTCAACTTTTAACTGTCTTTATATGCGCTGGACTCGAAACTTCATTCCAACTTTAAGGGAGTCTCCTCAAGAGGCTGAGATTCGCAGTCATCGATTGATGATTCGTGCGGGCCTTATCCAAAAACTTGCAGGGGGGCTCTATACCTTTTTACCCTTGGGTTTGCGCTCCCTTCGTAAAGTGGAAAAAATTGTCCGTGAGGTGATGAACAATCATGGGGCGATTGAAGTTCTGCTTCCCATTCTTCAACCCAAGGAAATCTGGACCCAGAGTGGACGTTGGAATGTGATGCGGGATCTGATGCTGGTTGCCAAAGATCGGCAGGATCGTTCATTTGTTCTGGGCCCCACACATGAAGAAATTATTACCGATCTTGTTTCTAAGCGGATTAAATCCTATCGAGATCTTCCAAAGAATTTTTACCAAATTCAAACAAAGTTTCGGGACGAGATTCGGCCACGCTTTGGTTTAATGAGGTCTCGAGAATTCCTCATGAAGGATGGATATAGTTTTGATGCAACAGATGAGACCGCCCAAAAGAGTTATTGGAATATGGTTGAGGCTTATCAGGAAATTTTCAAGCGATGTGGGTTTAATTTTATTATGGTTGAAGCGGATACGGGGGTGATGGGCGGGTCCTTGAGCCATGAATTTATGGTGCTTGCCGATACAGGTGAGGATGAGCTTTTTGTTTGTAAAGGTTGTGGGTATGCAGCGAACCGGGAGTTGGCCCTGCGTCATTGCGTTCCATCTTTTTCAAGTGCTTCTTCAAAATACGAAGAGGTCCAGACTCCTCACATGAAAAGTGTGGAAGGGGTGAGCCGTTTTTTAAAAGTTTCCCCTCAGCAATTAATTAAAACCCTCATTTACGAGATGGATAGAAAACCTCATGCCATTTTAATTCGAGGGGATGTTGAGGTGAATGAAGGGAAATTGAGGCGGCTCTTTAAAGGGGCTTCCGTTGAATTAGCCTCTGAAGAAAAAGTCTCTCAAGTGACAGCTTCTCCCGTTGGATTTGCAGGCCCTCTCGGGTTGAAAGGAATTCCGCTGGTAGCCGATTTAAGCGTGAAAGGGCTTCGAGATGCTGTGACAGGAGCCAATAAAGCGGACACACATTTTATCCATGTGGATTTGGAAAGAGATTGCTCGATCGATGCTTTTCAGGATTTAGGTTTTCCGAAAAATGGAGATCTCTGTGGAAAATGCAAGGCTCCTTTTCAGGTTTTAAGAGGGATTGAGGTGGGTCATGTCTTTAAACTGGGAACAAAATACAGCGCCATTCTTGGCGCAAATTATTTGAATGAACAGGGAACTCAGCTTCCTTGCGTCATGGGTTGTTACGGGATTGGGGTTTCAAGATGTCTGGCCGCTTTTGTAGAACAGAATTCGACCGAGAATGGGATTTTATGGAATCAGGCCTTGGCCCCTTTTGAAGTCTTAATTTCTCCTCTTTTGATGGAGGTCGGAGAAATTGTAGAGGCAGCAGAAAAATTATATAACGACTTAAAATTAAAAGGGATGGATGTTCTTTTGGATGACCGCAAAGAACGACCGGGGGTTAAGTTTAAGGATGCAGATTTGATTGGTTTTCCCATTCAAGTGGCCCTGGGGCAAAAATTTCTTGAGACCCGTTCTCTCGAGGTTCATATCCGCCCCAGGCAAAAGGTTGAACACATTCCGATGGATTCAATCGTTTCTTACCTTGAGGGAATGATTCGAAGTCTGTAATGTAGAAAGCATGCGAACTTGACAAAAGAGAATAACTGTAATAGATTTTATTACAGGAGCAAGTATGAGACAGACCATTACGATTAGCATTCCTAAAAATATCAAGAAGGCCTTAGATCACTTGGTTTCGGAAGAAGGGGTTTCAAGAAGCGATGTGGTGCGGGATTCTTTGCGAGACTACCTTTTCGTTCATCAGTTTCGATCTCTTCGATCTAAGATGATGACCCAGGCTCGTGAGAAAGGGATTTATACGGACGAAGATGTTTTTAATAAAGTTTCATAAACCTTCTGTTTTGCCTCGTAACGCTTATTCTTCTTTTTTTGTTCATTGAACTTCAGTATTGAGGTTCAATATATTCCTTAGGGGTACGGCTTGAGAATTGTTTTTGATACCCATGTTCTTATCGCAGCTTTTATTTCTAAAGGGGCTTGCTCTGAGCTTTTTGAACACTGTGCTCGTCGCCATCGTTTAGTGAGTTCAGATTTTATTTTAGGAGAATTCAGTCGAAATCTTGTCAAAAAATTTGGGATTTCCTCATTACAGGCTTCTAAGGCGATAAGACTTTTAGAAAGTCGAATAGAGAAGGTCATTCCTTTATCTCTGGAAACAAGTGCATGCCGAGACTCATCGGATATTCACGTGATCGGCACAGCTCTGGCAGGTCAATGTCATTGCCTTGTTACAGGGGATAAAGATTTGCTTGTTTTGAAAAAGTTTCGCCATGTAGATATCATAAGTCCCTCAGGTTTTTGGAAGTATGAAAGTGGGGTATAAAAAAGGATTGAATATTTTTTTGACTTCCTTGTTTGCATGAACCCAAATAATTCTCTTGATCCGGTACTTCTTCCTTAATCTCTCAATCACCTCCGGCAATGTCTTTCCTTCAAAGGTGTTCCCTGGATATACACCCAATCCCAGAGGAATCCCTTCCTGATCAATCCACAATCCCAGCACCCCTTGTGTGCAATCATTCCTCTTTTCCTTATCATTCGCATCTGACCGAAGATCAAATTTTAATACTGCCATCGGGACTTTCTAGAATCCCTTTGGCAAAATCAGCTTTTTTAAAAATCATGAGAACTTTTGGCTGGAAAACTGAAGTATGACCCAATCCTGTCGGATAAAACTCAAAGATAGATATTTTCTTTATTTTAGGATATAATTAAAAAACTTTTCTCACAAAGAGAGAAGGACAATTCAACCATGTTCAACAAGGAGGAAAATATGAAAGGCCGTTGTCCGCTGTGTAAGATTTTTGGGCTTCTTTGTATGATTGGGGCTGTAAATTGGGGATTAATTGGTGCTTTTAATTTCAATTTGGTGGCAAAGTTGTTGGGAGATATGACGCTGATCAGCCGTGCAGCGTATATCCTGGTGGGGATTTCAGGGTTATTGGGCTTGATTGGTTTTGTTAAAGAATGCCCTGCTTGTTGTAAAAAAACGGGTGATTCTGGAAAATAGTTTAATAAAATAAAAAAAGGAGTAGTTCGATGAAAAGCTTTTTTAAAGCAGGTTTAGCGATGTTTTTGGCATTAGGGATCGGTTTATCATCACAAACTTTTGCCGATGATAATAATCAAGATCCAGGTCCAGGGGTCGAGAATTCTAATCCGACAGATCCCATTGTGGGTCCTCAAGGAAATAAACCTCCCATGGAACAATGGCTTG from the Chlamydiota bacterium genome contains:
- a CDS encoding phosphatidate cytidylyltransferase, which translates into the protein MFQKRFFTSILLILSMIWVIFFAPWLFIWGVGMILVILGQKEFYQMIDERGLHPLHFFGIFAGVFFFTAQLMAIQYPFLEKSFDLTNLIFFLVLFATMIIALTRFGKVAFVPSVATTLMGILYIPWLLSFLIKIRYFEGVRGDVFLTFTLLVTKSTDIFAYLIGSLFGKRKLVPILSPKKTVEGALGGMFGSLLAGQLFFTFSGASLQPLKRWDVFSLAILFGSFSQIGDMIESALKRDAGRKDSGRILPGMGGILDLIDSLLVTGPIMYFWLVLRF
- a CDS encoding DUF378 domain-containing protein, producing the protein MKGRCPLCKIFGLLCMIGAVNWGLIGAFNFNLVAKLLGDMTLISRAAYILVGISGLLGLIGFVKECPACCKKTGDSGK
- a CDS encoding proline--tRNA ligase, with protein sequence MRWTRNFIPTLRESPQEAEIRSHRLMIRAGLIQKLAGGLYTFLPLGLRSLRKVEKIVREVMNNHGAIEVLLPILQPKEIWTQSGRWNVMRDLMLVAKDRQDRSFVLGPTHEEIITDLVSKRIKSYRDLPKNFYQIQTKFRDEIRPRFGLMRSREFLMKDGYSFDATDETAQKSYWNMVEAYQEIFKRCGFNFIMVEADTGVMGGSLSHEFMVLADTGEDELFVCKGCGYAANRELALRHCVPSFSSASSKYEEVQTPHMKSVEGVSRFLKVSPQQLIKTLIYEMDRKPHAILIRGDVEVNEGKLRRLFKGASVELASEEKVSQVTASPVGFAGPLGLKGIPLVADLSVKGLRDAVTGANKADTHFIHVDLERDCSIDAFQDLGFPKNGDLCGKCKAPFQVLRGIEVGHVFKLGTKYSAILGANYLNEQGTQLPCVMGCYGIGVSRCLAAFVEQNSTENGILWNQALAPFEVLISPLLMEVGEIVEAAEKLYNDLKLKGMDVLLDDRKERPGVKFKDADLIGFPIQVALGQKFLETRSLEVHIRPRQKVEHIPMDSIVSYLEGMIRSL
- a CDS encoding CopG family transcriptional regulator yields the protein MRQTITISIPKNIKKALDHLVSEEGVSRSDVVRDSLRDYLFVHQFRSLRSKMMTQAREKGIYTDEDVFNKVS
- a CDS encoding isoprenyl transferase, producing the protein MDDQMNIPQHIAIIMDGNGRWAKSKDSPRIEGHRAGIHVVRDIVKACGEWGVKYLTLYSFSIENWRRPGSEVKALMLLLKTFLRRELPELMKNQVRLMAIGRLGQLPEGVQKELKRTIEKTKNNTGLSLVLALSYGGRTEIIDATRRLMEEALRNQISPEKLDEHLFSKYLYTADIPDPDLLIRTSGEMRVSNFLLWQISYSEIWVTDTLWPNFTREELKKAMSDFSGRQRRFGGI
- a CDS encoding putative toxin-antitoxin system toxin component, PIN family — protein: MRIVFDTHVLIAAFISKGACSELFEHCARRHRLVSSDFILGEFSRNLVKKFGISSLQASKAIRLLESRIEKVIPLSLETSACRDSSDIHVIGTALAGQCHCLVTGDKDLLVLKKFRHVDIISPSGFWKYESGV
- a CDS encoding NADP-dependent glyceraldehyde-3-phosphate dehydrogenase; this translates as MKELNWVKATPQRDPVFYREGSKYLVGGEIREWKGDLFEIFSPVFEKREGNFQQRLLGRCSLLNCDVAKEALTAAVKAYDNGHGEWPTATVAKRIHCTEKFLEKMKEKRMDIAQLLCWEIAKPWADSLAEVDRTIDYAWATIEALKDLDRQSSGFVRSSGFFAQIRRSPYGVALCMGPYNYPLNETFATLIPALMMGNPVIVKLPRLGMLCNMPLLEAFADSFPPGVINIISGEGSTVVTPIIESGQIDLLAFIGSAKVANLLNQRHPRPNRLRSVLGLGAKNVGIVLKDADLEMSVKECLQGALTFNGQRCTALKLLFVHRSIADEFIEKFCESLDALKGGMPFEDGVALTPLPEKAAVEKMSQYVDDAIQKGAKIRNKYGGDMDRTYFHPAVLYPVQETMRVWTEEQFGPVVPISPFDDPNEVIEYLARSPFGQQASLFGKDSLTLGKLIDALVNQVCRVNLNTQCRRGPDTFPFGGRKDSAEGTLSVTDALRSFSIRTVVAAKNSEENFKITRSIVNGRTSQFLSTDYLF
- a CDS encoding 1-deoxy-D-xylulose-5-phosphate reductoisomerase; this encodes MKGVSILGSTGSIGKNTLEVIRHFPNHFKVVGLSARSNIDLLAEQIRVFKPQVVALDDPQKAKHLKEHLAGISMDHGRSKPEVLDGLDGMKKVASHPETHVVISSMVGAAGLIPTLEAVHAKKRILLANKEILVMAGEPFMKEARKQGCDVIPVDSEHSAIFQCLEGKPPQEIAKIILTASGGPFLYKNKKDLEKVTVEEALQHPNWKMGPKITIDSATMMNKGLELIEAFWLFGVTEHQLKILVHPQSIVHSMVEFVDGSVLAQLGVPDMKLPIQYALSYPARLNGPSPRLDLAKVGTLTFMEVEPEKFPAIQLARTALSKGGTLPAVLNGANEIAVSRFLEGGIPFLQITQLVEDVLEAHHNHLHPNLMNILEADRWAREEALKWKR
- the rseP gene encoding RIP metalloprotease RseP, with the protein product MEAIIAKFFFYIVVPAFGLGIVVFVHELGHFLVGKWSGIQVLKFSIGFGPKIFSWKRGSTEYCLSWLFFGGYVKFLGDELQEENARKLEGGYYSVSPFKRMLTCVAGPGMNLVFAFLVYCAIFVMGRPIPVDEKSTVIGNVLENSPAAKAGIKLGDQIKEVDHQPISSWKKLTGMIALSSHEQIHLTISRKNNTLDVVVKPKMDAKKGVRLIGISKMESIKIDQLEKGGPAERAGLQSGDLILGVSGESVYQWESFIEKVQASHGKEISIEVDRGGEKKTLTIQPRWDNDSKRFLIGFSRGMDFVYEYINPFLAMKEDILNIFQTLHALFARTVSPKGLAGPVGIFMMIGAFAQVGFVYFLGFMALISVNLGVFNVLPIPVLDGGHILFNMIELIFGKPLPQKVLIWIQNAFVAVLISFILYVTYQDLMRWR